The sequence below is a genomic window from Plasmodium gaboni strain SY75 chromosome 10, whole genome shotgun sequence.
catCTTAAAAATGAAGCGACAGGACAAACAAATGAAATATCATCAGAAAATTTAAACACacaaaatgaaattaataatgaaaaacATGAAAATATAGAACACATccaaaaacaaaatatatatgaacaaatagaacatcataataaaatatataatgtcgaagaagataatatatatgaaacAAGTTTGatagaaaataatagaagtaataatagtaatagtaataataataataatgataacCTTAACatttttgataataataattgtaacgtggatataatatcaaatgaaaaggaaataatcgaaagtaataaaatacatcaaattaaaatattagCTTCATACAAATTAATAGATTTACATAAAACTgttgaaaaaatattattatatgcTACCGAAAATagaattaaaagaaaagaagaaatcaaaataaaattagaagaattaaaaaaaattatggAAGTATGTATTAAAGATTGTGATATAACACTACATGATACTGAAGACTCAAAAGTACATATAGAGAATGTATATGTCAAAGAATTAGATATacatacaaataatatacaaaatacACAAGATCAAATAACTCAAATGAAATGTTCTATAGATGAATTAatactaaaaaaaaatgaattatataatgaatatcAACAAATATGTAAAGAAATTCAACTCAAAAACCAAGAACTCTCTAATATTATATCCAGCTTAAGTACACATAAAAAACAATTAACTCAAGCtgaatataattatttaaacaAATTATCAGACACAAGCAAAGCAAAACATATGCACCAAGAAAggaaattatatatttcaaatcttgataatatatcagatgatatattaaaagaatatgaaGAATATCCATGTATTAATACACAAGAATTAATCACTAAATCaaacaaaattaaaaaacCAATAAAATTTGTAATTATCAAACATATcaattatttaaaagataaattgtatttattaaatattttattaaaattttatatacaacaaataaaaaagttaatggaagaaaaaataaatgaacaAACAGATATTAATTCACAACATGAccataataatataatatcaaatgaaaaggaaataatcgaaagtaataaaatacatcaaattaaaatattagCTTCATACAAATTAATAGATTTACATAAAACTgttgaaaaaatattattatatgcTACCGAAAATagaattaaaagaaaagaagaaatcaaaataaaattagaagaattaaataaaacatgGATAAATATTCAAGAATTCTATGATCAAAATAATGAGTATATAGACGAAATAAATGATTCATCAACTTGTACTTATGAAGCtattaaagaaatatataataatactaaaaatattataaggcaaaataatgatattatatcatCTATTGAATGATACCCCAAGCtaatgaatatttaataaataattaacCATTAAGAATCACcaaatatatacacatcATAACATTATACTAGCttaaaatagaaaaaaaaaaaaaaaaaaaaaaaaaaaaaaaaaaaaaaaaaaaaatatattatatatatatatttttttttttttttttttttttttttaattttttttttttctatttttcttatttatNNNNNNNNNNNNNNNNNNNNNNNNNNNNNNNACACacacatattatatatatatatatatatatatattatttttcttattttttttatgttttcTTTTCAATGATATGTGTGATTATGTCCCCTTAAATTAAtgaatacatatatatatttatatatatataatatatttattatatatatatatatgtatatattttttttttcgaCTACAAAACCAACTTTCGTAATTctaatatatgttatataaaaatgattaaattaatttatatttttcatttttattcctaaaaagaaaatataaataaattaatatttatacaatttaaaaaaaaaaaaaaaaaagtaacAGATGCAATTTTACAAGGCATACACATAATTCagttatttatttttttttttttttaagactaataaaatcatacgcaaaaaataaacataatatatatatatatataaattcagttatttatttttttttttttttaagactaataaaatcatacgcaaaaaataaacataatatatatatatatataattaataatatatgatgtaataaaattttattataattcagacgtaaaaaaaaaataaatatatacatatatataatatatatatgtaatatttttatttatttatatatatttatttattaccgttatatgtttatataataaatataataattttctttttttttttttttttctttatacaagaaaaaaaatacaaattcgttaatttatatatatatatatattatttgtttatttatttttgttttttctttgaATATACaatttcattataatatgaggaaaaagaataatacaaaaaagATCGGTCAAAAAACGAACGAACctaatagtaataatacACATAATGAAACCACCAATTATTTCAACATAAGCgaaataaaagaattatataataacaaaaataatgatatatatgaaaaaatttttgataataataataatgaacaACGTGGACgtaaaagaaaaagaaaaaaagaaaatatagTATGTGAAAATAGCAATAATTTAtcttctatatataaaaaaaaacaaataaagcaaacaaatataatatataataatcaaaatgatcatcatcataataaaGAATCTATTGCACAATCAGAAgaatatcattatttatataacccttcatttattaaacgaagtaaaacaaataatgaAGTGAACACattaacaaatataaaaaatataaatataaacaatacTGATCAATATAGTAAGAATAATTTTCCATATTCTAATAGAAAATTTGATCAGACATACAAGAAATCATCATCAACATATAATACAAGAGATatcaataaaaataataaaattataaatgaaaGTAGCAATATACAAAAGAATtgtaatataaacaaaaattataacatCAATCATTCAttgaataaatatgatTTTATTAGATTTGTTTGTTCCCCAAATAAAAGCAAACAAAAAGTTAATGATATGGATAGTCCTAAAAAAAGGTTAGAAACAAAAGAATATTGTAAACAAACCAGTATAATTAATACATGCAATcatcaaaataataaaattgatGATGTTATATACATAACAAATAAGGAAAACCaagataattataaaaataatatcaatcaaaataaaaacaaaacagATACAACCACAcaagatgaaaatataacGAAAGAATCAcaaaaaatcaaaaatgatagaaatataaaaatggataaaaatatccaagctcaaaaaaaaaaaattgaaaactcttcaaatgataatatacCATTGATAGATCTAAATGATGAAGAATCAATAAATAGATTAAGCAGAaacttttttataaataacaagaaattttttataaatgatattaGTAAGGATAAACTATCAAACGattcaataaataaatattatgaatatgGAAATATATCTCCATACAAATTGGGAAGTCACTATATGGATGATTTGTCATGTCATAATAAGGAAGTGCAAAGCATATACAAAACAacaacaaataataataataattataataatattgagAATGGTACTAATACGTCTAAGCATCATAATAATgttaattataataataacaataatattaatgacAATATTAAAGTGAATGATCTTAATCATATAAAAgatcataataataattatttcaCATATGATCATACTAGTCATCATGGAGaagattatataaacaatccatatgataaaattaaaacaaataaaaatttaaatacACTAAgaaatgtaaatatttacGAATCGAATGTTCATGCATACCCTAATAACACGTATAgagataataatattgagAATGATTATAAAATTCATAGAGATAATAACatggaaaataataaatataacatatatagtgatgataataaaaataatgatcTACACgaaaatatgaatgaatatataaaagaaaacTATAAAACAACCAAATCGCTATATAGCTATTTAGATTTATCTTATAATTGTTCGAAcgaagaaataaaaaaggcatataaagaaaaaattaaggTGTGTCATCCAGATAAAGGTggaaatattaaagaatttttacaattaaaattttcatatgatatattaagtgataagaaaaaaagaaaaatgtatgataaatatggaaatagtatattagaattattaattagtgataatatttatgattataatatatcatctgatgaaaaaaatgaagaagaaattatagatgaggaatatattaaaatatatgaattatttgtacaaaaatatcataatatatcatatttacataatttGTTAGATTTAAAAATTACCAATTCTcaatataatcattttcagaaattaatttatcatttttgtaatatggatacaa
It includes:
- a CDS encoding putative DnaJ protein, with the protein product MRKKNNTKKIGQKTNEPNSNNTHNETTNYFNISEIKELYNNKNNDIYEKIFDNNNNEQRGRKRKRKKENIVCENSNNLSSIYKKKQIKQTNIIYNNQNDHHHNKESIAQSEEYHYLYNPSFIKRSKTNNEVNTLTNIKNININNTDQYSKNNFPYSNRKFDQTYKKSSSTYNTRDINKNNKIINESSNIQKNCNINKNYNINHSLNKYDFIRFVCSPNKSKQKVNDMDSPKKRLETKEYCKQTSIINTCNHQNNKIDDVIYITNKENQDNYKNNINQNKNKTDTTTQDENITKESQKIKNDRNIKMDKNIQAQKKKIENSSNDNIPLIDLNDEESINRLSRNFFINNKKFFINDISKDKLSNDSINKYYEYGNISPYKLGSHYMDDLSCHNKEVQSIYKTTTNNNNNYNNIENGTNTSKHHNNVNYNNNNNINDNIKVNDLNHIKDHNNNYFTYDHTSHHGEDYINNPYDKIKTNKNLNTLRNVNIYESNVHAYPNNTYRDNNIENDYKIHRDNNMENNKYNIYSDDNKNNDLHENMNEYIKENYKTTKSLYSYLDLSYNCSNEEIKKAYKEKIKVCHPDKGGNIKEFLQLKFSYDILSDKKKRKMYDKYGNSILELLISDNIYDYNISSDEKNEEEIIDEEYIKIYELFVQKYHNISYLHNLLDLKITNSQYNHFQKLIYHFCNMDTNIFKNILYLYPIYSPNISTYNKKSNNKKNENQNNTTISFEEQTSQFSQETLSENSSISHETTTKELNIFDTIEKKNFGNLFFEINKEFDHFYKNYLIHKMKSTNQKNETQGINENVQNIYEYNNKDNNSHTLYDYNNEMETPLNSTPMKENIENKNKKNDPFFKDIQVSPVIYKIINEKNDKLMDDFYKWFEYFFDQSENDQQQKIQQNWETNKIDTDIYTDKNNNCNENNNTCCDYIRIEEKQKNIANDCMHNNNVPYIYQHVNKPYIKQNNNYTIDEKQNKHVNLYNIYQNDNNFYDLCNETPHHSIKKKSKSIKTPIIYKNNMEESQRIAYSSFEKKTYHSSYNLHNKEHKFINHPYYSPIKTNIRTNRLSPYIYSEEQSINKTNHNHIYNYTLNVEEKYGFNLFKKSDHKIKDLTHDFNYIYIGNNMNNQSNENQNKEETKKKKKNFFFFLFIKQECINNFLKIKLLIHKMKEKKNNLKLISLFQNQIDKYMKNMEYILLLTTYKEELIPLNDFYLLDKNIYTKRFYCIPIYIKKNNLLIRPNFFHIKWIVYTLQSLIFCNFFFKKINKYMCTYPFFNYKYTHFKKYINQHNEQENNDENGITTINTKFYDNYIFFQHHIIKNKMKYVKYFPHHLMLNFKDLQSTNMKDNKNVHIHISPIFVLTPNKIYPSVDNKMN
- a CDS encoding hypothetical protein (conserved Plasmodium protein, unknown function), coding for MFGKFISDTYNKVKSKADEVRLHVSVQAIKAKEVFGLVKPTTIEQLEVLLNYELQQIDSADMLISTYKKWIYNISQSDKSDCIRYYKSMNKNNEKNFLSNVKQSFKNINEQIANFKDQKESGLTKNEENDNMNEKRYYIPNEDHNDDNNNNDNNNNDNNNDNNNNNDNNNNNDNNNNNNDTNNDTNNNNNDNNNDKVNNNDMYQFSDKSDNKNICNNDSNNSSNNISRCNSRDESHINYPTYNKNIPMNINKNLSFNNIYDDHYGYNFKEYFLKSNILEKSISLILERRDIRLSLVGPIENEDIENPRIVILDMFKLCFIGNEKLHKDILFIILTTDKLFDNHKELFLELLSILKHDYLDIYLTNLRKIISSEVVCLKSKIQSYDTQSNPMNKKLNSLSNISPQSTSSSIDFEEDQNIINMIYTDKEKNKKTNIKVEIKDDESQKENIHLKNEATGQTNEISSENLNTQNEINNEKHENIEHIQKQNIYEQIEHHNKIYNVEEDNIYETSLIENNRSNNSNSNNNNNDNLNIFDNNNCNVDIISNEKEIIESNKIHQIKILASYKLIDLHKTVEKILLYATENRIKRKEEIKIKLEELKKIMEVCIKDCDITLHDTEDSKVHIENVYVKELDIHTNNIQNTQDQITQMKCSIDELILKKNELYNEYQQICKEIQLKNQELSNIISSLSTHKKQLTQAEYNYLNKLSDTSKAKHMHQERKLYISNLDNISDDILKEYEEYPCINTQELITKSNKIKKPIKFVIIKHINYLKDKLYLLNILLKFYIQQIKKLMEEKINEQTDINSQHDHNNIISNEKEIIESNKIHQIKILASYKLIDLHKTVEKILLYATENRIKRKEEIKIKLEELNKTWINIQEFYDQNNEYIDEINDSSTCTYEAIKEIYNNTKNIIRQNNDIISSIE